From one Musa acuminata AAA Group cultivar baxijiao chromosome BXJ2-6, Cavendish_Baxijiao_AAA, whole genome shotgun sequence genomic stretch:
- the LOC135613368 gene encoding zinc finger CCCH domain-containing protein 2-like, whose product MANIVCAERHRLCCEKRALLNLDLPPRRLLQRPGLSVVLPEEEDEEEDGGEGSVDEEVDVYSSDEFRMYEFKVRRCMRGRSHDWTDCPFAHPGEKARRRDPRRYHYSGVVCPDFRRCGSCSRGDDCELAHGVFECWLHPARYRTMPCKDGRRCRRKVCFFAHFPRQLRVLPTHSNNDEKPSAPCYGFWSANDNSVAAAAFSPTSTLMSFSPPISPSVGELQLSGNDIKQRNMRGINRNNNPSGAMDYDGLCEELTNSLEAMELSASPVTSSAAAAPKEVRSLGLERNKSSSSSRSMCWPDLDWVNELLM is encoded by the coding sequence ATGGCCAACATCGTCTGTGCGGAACGGCACCGCCTGTGCTGCGAGAAAAGAGCTCTGTTGAATCTGGACCTGCCTCCCAGGAGGCTGCTGCAGCGCCCAGGCCTCTCTGTCGTCCTGccagaggaggaggacgaggaggaggacggcGGCGAGGGGTCGGTGGATGAGGAGGTGGACGTGTACTCGAGCGACGAGTTCCGGATGTACGAGTTCAAGGTCCGGCGGTGCATGCGTGGCCGGAGCCACGACTGGACCGATTGCCCCTTCGCCCACCCGGGGGAGAAGGCGCGACGCCGCGATCCCCGGCGGTACCACTACTCGGGCGTCGTCTGCCCCGACTTCCGCCGCTGCGGCTCGTGCTCCCGGGGGGACGACTGCGAGCTCGCCCATGGTGTCTTCGAGTGCTGGCTCCACCCGGCGAGGTACCGCACCATGCCCTGCAAGGATGGTCGGCGCTGCCGCCGCAAGGTCTGTTTCTTTGCTCACTTTCCCCGGCAGCTTCGTGTCCTCCCCACCCACAGCAATAATGACGAGAAGCCCTCAGCACCCTGTTATGGTTTTTGGTCTGCAAACGATAACTCCGTCGCCGCCGCTGCCTTCTCACCGACGTCGACGTTGATGAGTTTTTCTCCGCCAATTTCACCGTCGGTGGGGGAACTGCAACTCTCCGGCAATGATATAAAGCAGAGGAATATGAGAGGTATCAATAGAAATAACAACCCCAGTGGTGCGATGGATTACGACGGtctgtgtgaggagttgacgaacTCATTGGAAGCCATGGAACTTTCAGCGTCACCAGTGACGAGttctgcagctgctgctcccaagGAGGTGAGGAGTCTGGGGTTGGAGAGAAacaagagcagcagcagcagcagaagtatGTGTTGGCCAGATCTGGACTGGGTGAACGAGCTGCTGATGTAG
- the LOC103986738 gene encoding protein S40-5-like, which translates to MSKGFAPETSHSGSGSGGADLDDLSEADVWSACHGDNGEGRNQDRRTSGDSSSRSVDQDAGVLSLVLRDAHVVTATAQTLPSEPEREREATSPPVAVPASSLSTSKREEDEPAGEWLPPHVYLERLHANAASPSVLEGRGRTLKGRDLTMLRDSVWRRTGFLDYIDADENK; encoded by the coding sequence ATGAGCAAGGGCTTTGCCCCGGAGACCTCCCACTCCGGCAGCGGAAGCGGCGGCGCGGACCTCGATGATCTCTCGGAGGCCGACGTATGGTCCGCCTGCCACGGTGACAACGGTGAAGGCCGCAACCAGGACCGGCGGACGAGCGGCGATAGCTCCAGCCGCTCGGTCGACCAGGACGCCGGCGTGCTCTCCCTCGTCCTCAGGGATGCGCACGTAGTCACGGCGACAGCCCAGACGTTGCCGAGCGAGCCGGAACGGGAACGGGAGGCGACGTCGCCCCCAGTGGCCGTGCCGGCTTCGAGCCTGTCAACGTCGAAGCGGGAGGAGGATGAGCCGGCCGGGGAGTGGCTGCCGCCGCATGTGTACCTGGAGCGCCTGCATGCGAATGCTGCGTCGCCTTCGGTGTTGGAGGGGCGGGGAAGGACGCTCAAGGGAAGAGACCTGACTATGCTCCGTGACTCCGTCTGGAGACGGACCGGCTTCTTAGATTACATTGACGcggatgaaaataaataa
- the LOC103986737 gene encoding pre-mRNA-splicing factor ATP-dependent RNA helicase DEAH7, which produces MEEVKKVIDINSTTTILEPETSIRGGLYLPQQERVMYRPPERKLNLGLDVLASIKREKGDMGFKAPAPKKVVTFDSFDEDEKCDASGIEESRDDSPCGLRGHTSRQYRASFVEENSLQESTMTSDGAGSQTSHSQRTNETPRLEVSSSRSSRSIHSRSSDNYERSEKQRYRSVEYGRRDEHGRSRYTTDYSRKRSRHEQTSNTPSRSGWDDGRWEWEDTPRRGSRDNYSVPHRYRPSPSPMLAGASPDARLVSPWLGGNTPRSAGSPWDSVAPSPTPIRATGSSKRSDSSQSGKHRLHFTAAADSEENEAAESTLTTFKPYEITEEMRQEMDYNADRAWYDRDEHNTMFDGDSSSLFGGDDASYKKKEASLAKKLTRKDGTLMTLAQSKKLSQLTADNAQWEDRQLLRSGAVRGTEVQIDFEDEDERKVILLVHDTKPPFLDGRVVFTKQAEPVMPIKDPTSDMAIIARKGSALVREIHEKQSMNKSRQRFWELAGSKLGDILGVQKTAEQIDADTAVVGEEGEVDFKEEAKFARHMKEKGEAVSEFAKSKSISQQRQYLPIYSVREELLKVVRENQVIVVVGETGSGKTTQLTQYLHEDGYTNSSIIGCTQPRRVAAMSVAKRVSEEMETELGDKVGYAIRFEDVTGPNTIIKYMTDGVLLRETLKDSDLDKYRVIIMDEAHERSLSTDVLFGILKKVVARRRDFKLIVTSATLNAKKFSDFFGGVPTFQIPGRTFHVNILYSKTPCEDYVEAAVKQAMTIHITSAPGDILIFMTGQDEIEAACYALAERMEQLIASTSKAVPKLLILPIYSQLPADLQAKIFQKAEDGARKCIVATNIAETSLTVDGIFYVIDTGYGKMKVYNPRMGMDALQVFPVSRAAADQRAGRAGRTGPGTCYRLFTESAYQNELLPNPVPEIQRTNLGNVVLLLKSLKIENLLDFDFMDPPPQENILNSMYQLWVLGALNNVGSLTEIGWKMVEFPLDPPLAKMLLMGEQLECINEVLTIVSMLSVPSVFFRPKDRAEESDAAREKFFVPESDHLTLLNVYQQWKANQYRGDWCNDHFLHVKGLRKAREVRSQLLDILKSLKIPLTSCGMEWDVVRKAICSAYFHNAARLKGVGEYVNCRNGMPCHLHPSSALYGLGYTPDYVVYHELVLTTKEYMQCVTAVEPHWLAELGPMFFSVKESDTSMLEHKKKQKEEKTAMEEEMENLRKEQAEADKLNEEREREKKAKQQQQVIMVGVRKGPRTYLRPNK; this is translated from the exons ATGGAG GAAGTGAAAAAGGTTATCGATATAAACTCAACAACCACTATCTTGGAACCTGAAACAAGCATCAGGGGAGGTTTGTACTTGCCACAGCAGGAAAGAGTAATGTATAGACCCCCAGAGAGAAAATTAAATTTGG GTTTGGATGTTCTTGCTAGTATAAAAAGAGAGAAGGGGGATATGGGATTTAAAGCACCTGCTCCAAAAAAAGTTGTGACCTTTGACTCTTTTGACGAAGATGAGAAATGCGACGCTTCTGGGATTGAAGAATCAAGAGATGATTCACCCTGTGGTCTTCGGGGACACACATCTAGGCAGTACCGTgcatcttttgttgaagaaaattcACTTCAAG AATCTACCATGACATCTGATGGTGCAGGCAGCCAAACCTCTCACTCACAACGCACAAATGAAACCCCACGTCTTGAG GTCTCTTCGTCTAGAAGCTCTAGGAGCATTCATTCTCGCAGTTCAGATAATTATGAGAGGAGTGAGAAACAAAGGTATCGCAGTGTTGAATATGGCAGAAGAGATGAACACGGGAGATCCAGATATACTACGGATTATAGCAGGAAGAGGAGTCGGCACGAACAGACTTCAAACACTCCTT CGAGGTCAGGCTGGGATGACGGGAGGTGGGAATGGGAAGATACTCCACGTCGAGGTTCTAGGGACAACTATTCTGTGCCTCACAGATATCGACCTTCACCCTCTCCAATGTTGGCAGGTGCCTCACCTGATGCACGGCTTGTGTCCCCGTGGCTGGGTGGTAATACACCTCGTTCTGCAG GTTCTCCATGGGATAGTGTAGCTCCCTCTCCAACACCAATACGTGCCACAGGCTCCTCAAAAAGATCTGATTCGTCTCAGAGTGGAAAACATCGGCTACATTTTACTGCTGCAGCTGATTCAGAG GAAAATGAAGCAGCTGAAAGCACCTTAACCACATTTAAGCCTTATGAGATCACAGAGGAAATGCGCCAGGAGATGGATTACAATGCTGACCGAGCATG GTACGACAGAGATGAACATAACACAATGTTTGATGGTGATAGCTCGTCATTGTTTGGTGGGGATGATGCTTCttataaaaagaaagaagcatcACTGGCAAAGAAACTG ACTcgtaaggatggaacattgatgaCTCTTGCCCAAAGTAAGAAGTTATCACAATTGACTGCTGATAATGCTCAGTGGGAAGACCGACAGCTATTGAGATCGGGGGCTGTTAGAGGAACAGAGGTGCAGATTGACTTTGAGGATGAGGATGAGCGCAAAGTCATCCTTTTAGTTCATG ATACAAAGCCCCCTTTCCTGGATGGTAGGGTGGTATTCACAAAACAGGCTGAACCTGTAATGCCTATTAAAGATCCCACATCAGATATGGCCATAATTGCTCGTAAAGGTTCTGCTCTGGTTAGGGAAATTCATGAAAAGCAGAGTATGAATAAGTCACGCCAACGGTTTTGGGAGCTGGCAGGATCAAAACTTGGTGACATTCTAGGGGTCCAGAAGACAGCTGAGCAG ATTGATGCAGATACCGCAGTGGTAGGAGAAGAAGGCGAAGTGGATTTTAAAGAGGAAGCCAAGTTTGCAAGGCATATGAAAGAGAAAGGTGAAGCAGTAAGTGAGTTTGCCAAGTCGAAGTCCATTTCACAACAAAGGCAGTATCTTCCAATATATTCTGTTCGTGAGGAACTGTTGAAG GTTGTTCGTGAAAATCAGGTAATAGTTGTAGTTGGAGAGACTGGTTCTGGGAAGACAACTCAATTGACACAG TATCTTCATGAAGATGGATATACAAATAGTAGTATTATTGGTTGTACACAACCAAGACGTGTGGCAGCCATGAGTGTTGCAAAACGAGTCAGCGAGGAGATGGAAACAGAGTTGGGTGATAAAGTTGGTTACGCCATAAGATTTGAAGATGTCACTGGTCCAAATACTATAATAAAG TACATGACGGATGGGGTACTTCTGCGTGAAACATTGAAGGACTCTGATCTTGACAAATACCG AGTAATTATCATGGATGAAGCACACGAGAGATCACTGAGTACCGATGTTTTATTTGGTATACTGAAGAAGGTAGTTGCTAGGCGACGCGACTTCAAGCTTATTGTAACGTCTGCGACGCTGAATGCTAAAAAATTTTCCGACTTCTTTGGAGG TGTTCCGACTTTTCAAATCCCTGGAAGGACATTCCATGTAAATATCCTGTACAGCAAAACACCGTGTGAAGACTATGTTGAAGCTGCTGTTAAGCAGGCGATGACTATTCACATTACAAGCGCTCCTGGTGACATTCTCATCTTTATGACAGGGCAGGATGAGATTGAAGCTGCCTGCTATGCTCTTGCTGAGCGTATGGAACAGCTCATCGCATCCACAAGCAAAGCAGTCCCAAAGCTCTTGATATTGCCTATCTATTCTCAGTTGCCAGCTGATCTGCAAGCAAAGATCTTCCAGAAAGCTGAAGATGGTGCTCGGAAATGCATTGTTGCAACCAACATTGCAGAGACATCCCTTACAGTAGATGGTATCTTTTATGTCATAGACACAGGATATGGTAAAATGAAGGTTTACAATCCTAGAATGGGCATGGATGCTCTACAAGTGTTTCCAGTTAGCCGAGCAGCAGCTGACCAACGGGCTGGGCGTGCTGGCAGAACTGGTCCTGGCACTTGCTATCGGTTATTTACAGAGTCTGCGTATCAAAATGAGCTGCTTCCTAACCCTGTTCCAGAGATCCAGAGAACAAATCTGGGCAATGTGGTTTTGCTGCTTAAATCCTTAAAGATTGAAAATCTTTTGGATTTTGACTTCATGGATCCGCCCCCGCAGGAAAATATTCTCAATTCAATGTACCAGCTGTGGGTGTTGGGCGCCTTGAACAATGTTGGAAGCCTCACTGAGATTGGGTGGAAGATGGTGGAATTTCCCTTGGATCCACCGCTTGCGAAAATGTTGTTGATGGGGGAGCAGCTAGAGTGCATAAATGAGGTTTTAACAATCgtgtctatgctttcagtgccttCAGTTTTCTTCCGACCAAAGGATCGGGCAGAGGAGAGCGATGCGGCAAGGGAAAAATTCTTTGTTCCAGAATCTGATCACTTGACACTTCTCAATGTATACCAACAATGGAAAGCAAACCAATACCGTGGGGACTGGTGCAATGACCACTTCTTGCATGTGAAGGGCCTTAGGAAGGCAAGGGAAGTCAGATCCCAGCTGTTAGACATACTCAAGTCCTTGAAGATTCCCCTGACTTCATGTGGGATGGAGTGGGATGTGGTCAGGAAGGCAATCTGTTCTGCTTATTTCCACAATGCTGCCAGATTGAAAGGTGTGGGTGAATATGTGAATTGCCGGAATGGAATGCCCTGCCACCTGCATCCCAGCAGTGCACTGTATGGGCTTGGATACACTCCAGATTACGTGGTTTACCATGAACTTGTACTGACCACAAAGGAGTATATGCAATGTGTGACTGCAGTCGAGCCACATTGGCTGGCTGAGCTGGGACCAATGTTTTTCTCTGTTAAAGAGTCGGATACATCTAtgcttgaacacaagaagaagcagaaggaagagaagactgcaatggaggaggagatggagaatcTGAGAAAAGAGCAAGCGGAAGCAGATAAGTTGAACGAGGAGAGGGAACGGGAGAAAAAGGCAAAACAGCAGCAGCAAGTCATCATGGTAGGTGTGCGGAAGGGCCCTAGGACGTATCTCAGACCCAATAAATAA